In one window of Mucilaginibacter auburnensis DNA:
- a CDS encoding serine aminopeptidase domain-containing protein — MKRFNIIIISILFPAVLFAQPEPANYKAALGLFEKFYNRNQPDSISARFSAQMKAQLPAAQFRETTTQLKAQLGDLVKADFVSYADPLTVYKATFKNGTFLLNISLNANNEFIGLLLRPYQETAATAAITDPSIAESPVLLKTLTGTLSGTLAIPANAAGKVPVVLIIAGSGATDRNGNNNQGLQTNTYKEIAEALSKQGIASLRYDKRMVGQSVSTQKEENLVLDDYTDDAIAFINLLKADQRFSKVVVLGHSEGSLVGILASGAVEESVAGFISAAGAGEPAEKILQEQMKSQPSYLAAGLNKVLDSLRRGRIDKKVDPQLYAIARPSIQMFLMSWCRFDPQKEIKKLKIPILIVQGTTDLQVNVSNAEKLKKGASKANLAVIPGMNHILKEAPEDRQQNLATYTKPDLPLKPEFVTSVVSFIKGLK, encoded by the coding sequence ATGAAAAGATTTAATATTATAATAATAAGTATTCTTTTTCCGGCAGTGCTGTTTGCCCAGCCAGAACCGGCAAATTACAAAGCTGCTTTAGGCTTGTTTGAAAAATTTTATAACCGCAATCAGCCTGATAGTATTTCGGCCCGTTTTAGCGCTCAAATGAAAGCGCAGCTGCCTGCAGCGCAGTTCAGAGAGACCACAACGCAGCTAAAAGCTCAGTTAGGCGATCTGGTAAAGGCTGATTTTGTATCATACGCCGATCCGCTTACTGTGTATAAAGCTACATTCAAAAACGGCACTTTCCTGTTAAATATATCACTTAACGCTAATAATGAATTTATAGGCTTGCTGCTCAGACCTTATCAGGAAACGGCAGCCACCGCGGCAATTACTGATCCCTCAATAGCCGAATCGCCGGTGTTGCTGAAAACACTTACCGGTACGTTATCCGGTACATTGGCTATTCCTGCTAATGCAGCGGGCAAAGTGCCGGTTGTGTTGATCATTGCCGGATCGGGTGCTACAGACAGGAACGGCAATAACAACCAGGGCTTACAAACCAATACTTATAAGGAAATAGCCGAAGCGCTGAGCAAGCAGGGCATAGCATCTTTACGTTATGACAAACGCATGGTTGGTCAAAGCGTTAGCACGCAAAAAGAGGAGAACTTGGTTCTTGATGATTATACCGATGATGCCATAGCCTTTATTAACCTGTTAAAAGCCGATCAGCGGTTTTCAAAAGTGGTGGTACTGGGCCATAGCGAGGGCTCGTTAGTTGGCATATTGGCCAGCGGCGCTGTTGAAGAAAGCGTAGCCGGTTTTATCTCCGCTGCCGGAGCAGGTGAACCTGCGGAAAAAATATTGCAGGAACAGATGAAATCGCAGCCATCGTACCTGGCAGCAGGGCTTAACAAAGTGCTGGATTCGCTGCGTCGCGGAAGGATAGATAAAAAGGTTGACCCGCAACTTTATGCCATTGCGCGTCCAAGCATACAAATGTTTTTGATGAGCTGGTGCCGTTTTGATCCGCAAAAGGAAATTAAAAAACTGAAGATCCCCATATTGATCGTACAAGGTACTACCGATTTGCAGGTAAACGTAAGCAATGCTGAGAAATTGAAAAAAGGTGCATCAAAAGCTAATTTAGCCGTTATACCCGGCATGAACCATATTTTAAAAGAAGCGCCCGAAGACAGGCAACAAAACCTGGCCACCTACACCAAACCCGATCTGCCGCTTAAACCTGAGTTCGTAACCAGCGTGGTGAGCTTTATCAAGGGGCTGAAGTAG